One window of the Candidatus Syntrophosphaera sp. genome contains the following:
- a CDS encoding carboxypeptidase-like regulatory domain-containing protein: protein MKILRILLVLVLLGFSFSHGAHTNLDILRTIKLLGEVTDVYGTPLEGAEIRIVNIDNLPATTDEDGFYQMYRGFNSGILIVRVSKPGYRTKVKPNIIVHSDGPREFTVNCTLEVDP from the coding sequence ATGAAGATTCTACGTATTTTATTGGTTTTAGTGCTGCTCGGATTCTCGTTCTCCCATGGCGCACACACTAATCTTGATATTTTGCGCACCATCAAGCTGCTGGGAGAAGTGACGGATGTGTACGGCACTCCATTGGAGGGAGCGGAGATAAGGATAGTCAACATCGATAATCTCCCGGCTACTACGGATGAGGATGGTTTCTACCAGATGTACAGAGGCTTTAATTCGGGAATTCTCATTGTAAGGGTAAGCAAGCCGGGTTACAGAACCAAGGTCAAGCCTAATATCATTGTACATTCCGACGGACCAAGGGAATTCACTGTGAATTGCACTCTGGAGGTCGATCCGTGA